From a region of the Bradysia coprophila strain Holo2 chromosome X unlocalized genomic scaffold, BU_Bcop_v1 contig_173, whole genome shotgun sequence genome:
- the LOC119068184 gene encoding larval serum protein 2-like: MRSISLVLLLGVVAFTCGYSVSPKPAKIADKDFLLRQKSILDLLQHINQYEVLPELYEQTKTYRIEEYYGDYTNVEAVREFVDLYRVGLLPLNEIFSIYNENHRKQAIALFHVFYYAKDWESFYRSIQWARFHVNHGIFVYALTVSVLHRKDTVGLQLPAPYEIYPYYFFNSETIQRAHSYKMRGFNDVKKVDGVYSVYIPSNYTSQYSKYNEDQAISYFTEDIGLNAYYYYFHADYPFWMGGQEYNLYKDRRGELFLFYHQQLLARYYLERISNGLGEIPEFSWYEPIRTGYYPSLRYYNGIFFPNRNNFYNVYTEHNYYDVEIVEDYERRIRDAITYGFIVLPGGNFVDLTKPESIEYLGNFIQGNPDSPVTRFTGYFTVLAKTLLGGSFDHHHTFNSFAIPSVLEHFETSLRDPVFYQLYKKIISYYWLFTSKLPSYKKTEIDYSGVRIESVEIDKLVTYFDVHEADITNVVDVQSIYEKKTDLLKFGYVSHYQGEDIYIKARQYRINHLPFTFKLNAVSDKSVRSVVRVFIGPKYDEKGFVIDINENRKNFVILDTFTYDLVSGNNVITRNSQEFAWYVKDRTTYYELYKYVMSAYKGQTTFTLDMTEAHNGAPNRLMLPKGSKGGTPFQIFFIITPYNAPKVEQYSTFEHTISAGVGSGARYVDTLPFGYPFDRPIDTTVWYTPNMFYYDVNIFHKTETDINAVPTKH; the protein is encoded by the exons ATGAGGTCGATCTCGCTGGTTCTGTTGTTGGGCGTTGTGGCATTCACATGCGGCTATTCGGTATCACCGAAACCAGCCAAAATAGCCGATAAAGATTTTCTGTTACggcaaaaatcgattttggaCCTACTTCAACACATTAATCAATACGAAGTCCTACCCGAACTGTACGAACAGACCAAAACCTATCGAATCGAGGAATATTATGGCGATTATACTAACGTTGAGGCTGTTCGCGAATTCGTGGATTTGTATCGTGTTGGACTCTTAccattgaatgaaatattttctatttacaaTGAGAACCATCGGAAGCAAGCGATCGCATTGTTCCACGTATTCTACTATGCCAAGGATTGGGAATCATTCTACAGATCCATTCAGTGGGCACGATTCCACGTCAACCATGGCATATTTGTCTATGCACTTACCGTTTCTGTGTTGCATCGCAAAGATACCGTTGGGCTTCAACTACCAGCTCCGTACGAAATCTATCCGTACTATTTCTTCAACTCTGAGACCATTCAACGAGCTCATAGCTACAAAATGAGGGGATTCAATGACGTCAAGAAAGTGGACGGAGTTTACAGTGTATACATTCCATCAAACTACACCAGTCAATACAGCAAATATAACGAGGACCAGGCAATCTCCTATTTCACCGAAGATATTGGTCTAAATGCTTACTACTACTACTTCCATGCCGACTATCCATTCTGGATGGGTGGACAAGAATATAATTTGTACAAAGATCGACGTGGAGAATTGTTCCTGTTTTACCATCAACAACTGTTGGCACGCTACTATTTGGAACGGATTTCAAACGGTTTGG GAGAGATCCCAGAATTCAGCTGGTATGAACCAATCAGGACCGGTTATTATCCATCCCTGCGTTACTACAACGGAATCTTCTTCCCCAATCGAAACAACTTCTACAATGTTTACACCGAACACAACTACTACGATGTTGAGATTGTCGAAGACTACGAACGTCGCATACGCGATGCTATCACGTACGGTTTCATCGTATTGCCAGGCGGAAACTTTGTCGATCTGACTAAGCCGGAAAGTATTGAATATTTGGGCAATTTTATTCAAGGCAATCCAGATTCACCAGTCACCCGATTCACCGGTTACTTCACCGTACTGGCAAAAACTTTGCTCGGCGGATCGTTCGATCATCACCACACATTTAATAGTTTTGCTATTCCCAGTGTTTTGGAGCACTTCGAAACATCGTTAAGAGATCCAGTCTTCTATCAACTGTACAAGAAAATCATCAGCTATTACTGGCTGTTCACATCTAAATTGCCATCGtacaaaaaaactgaaatcgaTTACAGTGGAGTCAGAATTGAATCggttgaaatagacaaattggTCACATACTTTGATGTTCATGAAGCCGATATCACCAATGTTGTGGACGTGCAAAGCatttatgaaaagaaaaccGATCTCTTGAAATTCGGCTATGTCTCGCATTATCAAGGTGAAGACATATACATCAAGGCACGTCAGTATCGAATCAATCATTTGCCATTCACATTTAAACTGAATGCCGTTTCCGATAAATCTGTACGAAGTGTGGTTCGTGTATTCATTGGACCGAAGTACGACGAAAAAGGATTCGTCATTGACATCAatgaaaatcgtaaaaatttcgttatctTGGACACATTCACATACGACTTAGTCAGCGGTAATAATGTGATTACACGCAATTCCCAAGAATTTGCATGGTACGTAAAGGATCGCACCACTTACTACGAGCTATACAAATACGTTATGTCCGCATATAAAGGTCAAACGACCTTCACTTTGGATATGACCGAAGCACACAATGGTGCTCCGAACCGTTTGATGTTGCCAAAAGGCAGCAAGGGCGGTACTCCattccaaattttcttcatcatAACACCATATAACGCACCAAAGGTGGAACAATACTCAACGTTTGAACATACAATTAGTGCAGGCGTCGGCAGTGGAGCTCGGTATGTAGATACCCTGCCATTCGGTTATCCATTCGATCGGCCAATTGACACAACAGTTTGGTACACACCTAATATGTTCTACTATGATGTGAATATATTCCACAAAACAGAGACCGACATAAACGCTGTTCCAACTAAACACTAA
- the LOC119068193 gene encoding uncharacterized protein LOC119068193 isoform X3: MTRRKRGLCDWFNLIAAIWFILSDIFLNGFCLRELKIFVPEAVIMGNAATLSCQYDLEQAVLYSVRWYFEGEEFYRYVPKESPPARVFTVSGISVDLSSSDSTQVTLRSVTRDLSGQFLCEVSEDAPLFHTEIRISHMQVVELPNEDPFMQIDKKVLGSNDSFKASCTVGKSYPSANITWYINDRKVYKTPFQRIVYRSYEGTATYSSLELYPHSQILQDAFQAQTPKYLASLNILCEVSILHVYHKNVQQRVLLGNQSYTTVSPNLLGLDGSKHGASGDPDNSPLTGHSVRNTFSKLMFLFIICYCFGEMFL; the protein is encoded by the exons GATTCTGTTTGCGCGAATTAAAAATCTTCGTACCAGAAGCTGTTATCATGGGAAACGCAGCCACATTATCCTGCCAGTATGACTTGGAACAG GCGGTTCTATATTCGGTTCGTTGGTACTTCGAGGGTGAAGAGTTTTATCGATATGTTCCTAAAGAATCTCCACCTGCACGTGTTTTTACAGTAAGCGGAATATCTGTAGAT CTATCATCATCCGATTCGACACAAGTAACACTGCGTAGCGTAACAAGAGACTTGTCTGGCCAGTTTTTATGTGAG gTATCTGAGGACGCTCCGCTATTTCATACTGAAATTCGTATTTCACATATGCAAGTTGTTGAACTACCGAACGAGGATCCATTTATGCAAATCGATAAAAAAGTTCTCGGTTCCAACGATAGTTTTAAGGCATCATGCACTGTGGGTAAATCCTATCCATCGGCGAATATAACTTGGTATATAAACGATAGGAAA GTATACAAAACACCATTTCAACGAATTGTTTATCGATCGTACGAGGGTACAGCCACCTATTCATCATTAGAACTATATCCGCACAGTCAAATATTGCAGGATGCATTCCAAGCACAAACACCAAAATATCTAGCTAGCCTGAATATATTGTGCGAAGTATCCATACTGCATGTGTATCACAAAAATGTCCAACAACGTGTATTGTTGGGCAATCAATCATATACAACTGTGTCACCGAATTTATTGGGCTTAGATGGATCGAAACATGGTGCGTCGGGCGATCCAGATAATTCACCTTTGACTGGACATAGTGTTCGAAACACGTTCagtaaattaatgtttttatttataatttgttattgttttggtgaaatgtttttgtga